From Candidatus Leptovillus gracilis, the proteins below share one genomic window:
- the rpoC gene encoding DNA-directed RNA polymerase subunit beta' translates to MVDTTEFRSLRISLASPEQIRSWSYGEVTKPETINYRRLRPEKDGLFCEAIFGPTRDWQCYCGKYKNIRYKGIVCDKCGVEITRSSVRRERLGHIELAAPVAHVWYTRRVPSYMGLLLNVSRRNLDRVLYFAQYVTTSVDDEARQRAIKRLDDELEEAELRLEKEMQGEVADATVDVASRLAELEEQLAMLNATFDDRLSEMTDNIVREAKMMEQRLGNLKKGPAPEDFILDGEIIAQKGETVGREHVVLVQEITTDRLTRVQQEHEESHQTQVADLRKEIEELRTETQVVGQEKRDVIGLKTSRLRQQYQANKEQLESLAQMQFLNETEYRELKSKFGNVFKADMGAEALYEILRRMDLEKLSRDLWREVRTTRSKQAAKRATRRLQVVEALRQSANRPEWMILTVLPVIPPDLRPMVQLDGGRFATSDLNDLYRRVINRNNRLKRLLELGAPDVIVRNEKRMLQEAVDSLIDNSQRGKALSRRGRRELKSLSDMLKGKKGRFRRNLLGKRVDYSGRSVIVVGPKLKLGQCGLPKTMALELFRPFVISKLVKYGHASNVKGARRFIERQQPEVWQVLEEVIVGRPIMLNRAPTLHRLGIQAFMPMLVEGKAIKLHPLVCAAFNADFDGDQMAVHVPLSDRAVEEAKTLMMATRNLLKPANGEPIVGPSKDMVLGVYYLTLMQDGRHGEGRIFSSIEEVLTAYDLGYVDIHARIRLETTDYYNDNHERHADGKPRERIVETSPGRVIFNTVLPPEARFVNRVLDKGGVTSLINKVYRLLGDDATIELVDSIKNIGFKYATISGTTIAVSDLTVPEEREEILLTARKRVDEIDRQYRRGLLTEDEQYQRTVEQWNSAKDQVEKAVRNAMDPGSPIAIMALSGAGKGGFGPITQLAGMRGLMADPSGRIIVVPIQSNFRMGLNTLEYFISTHGARKGLADTALRTADAGYLTRRLVDIAQDIIIMADDCGTKKGIYVRRADNFGKQTLAERLYGRASAQNVVDSTTGEIIIHEDELFTDELAQAVDASGIAEVYVYSPMTCELRRGVCKKCYGIDLARGKLIELGTAVGIVAAQSIGEPGTQLTLRTFHTGGTASAAGDITQGLPRVEELFEARQRPKGEAVMTEIGGIAEIRMVDGVRHVFVTESKLVEDVYEIPGDWQIKFDGEEEVDPGAIIAEKDDEIITARHGGHLVRDARGLRVIWESRDERDYEIPAGMRMLISDGQMVNAGDQLTEGSKNPHRILEILGRDAVTQYLLREMQIVYRPQGQNIHDKHFEVIIRKMLSKVIVTASGDTEMLPGELIDLALFQANNEEIIEEGGIPAQAESVLLGVTKAALNTESFLSASSFQHTIKVLAGAAIGGREDHLHGLKENVIIGKLIPAGTGFNKHQQQLVAREEMRVSALAEDIDLSKTLIGDDTDEDILAAIAAAAALDVADAQRLSGKLDMDLD, encoded by the coding sequence CTGGTGGATACAACAGAATTCCGCTCGCTTAGAATCAGCCTAGCATCCCCCGAACAAATCCGGTCTTGGTCTTACGGTGAAGTCACCAAGCCGGAAACAATCAACTATCGTCGTTTAAGACCAGAAAAGGATGGCCTGTTCTGCGAAGCCATTTTTGGTCCGACGAGGGATTGGCAATGTTACTGCGGCAAATATAAGAATATTCGGTACAAGGGTATCGTTTGCGACAAATGTGGCGTAGAAATTACCCGCTCTTCGGTCAGACGAGAACGACTGGGACACATTGAATTAGCCGCGCCCGTGGCCCACGTCTGGTACACCCGCCGCGTCCCCAGCTACATGGGGCTGCTCCTAAACGTATCACGTCGTAATCTGGACCGCGTACTTTATTTTGCCCAATATGTCACCACCAGCGTAGACGACGAAGCGCGCCAGCGGGCCATCAAGCGCCTGGACGACGAATTAGAAGAAGCAGAACTGCGCCTGGAAAAAGAGATGCAAGGCGAAGTCGCCGACGCTACCGTAGACGTTGCCTCCCGTCTGGCCGAATTGGAGGAGCAGTTGGCGATGTTAAACGCTACCTTCGATGACCGCCTGTCGGAAATGACCGATAATATCGTGCGCGAAGCGAAAATGATGGAACAGCGGTTGGGGAACTTGAAAAAAGGACCCGCCCCTGAAGACTTCATATTAGACGGCGAAATTATCGCCCAAAAAGGGGAGACGGTTGGTCGTGAACACGTGGTTTTGGTGCAAGAAATTACCACCGACCGCCTGACCCGCGTGCAGCAAGAACACGAAGAATCCCACCAAACCCAGGTGGCGGATTTGCGGAAAGAGATTGAGGAACTGCGCACGGAAACACAAGTTGTCGGGCAGGAAAAGCGTGACGTAATTGGTCTGAAAACTTCTCGCCTACGCCAGCAGTATCAGGCAAATAAAGAACAACTAGAGTCGTTGGCGCAAATGCAGTTTCTGAACGAAACAGAATACCGCGAACTAAAGAGCAAATTTGGCAACGTCTTCAAGGCTGATATGGGCGCTGAGGCGTTGTACGAAATTCTGCGGCGCATGGACCTGGAGAAATTGTCGCGCGATTTATGGCGTGAAGTACGCACGACGCGCTCCAAGCAAGCCGCCAAACGAGCCACCCGCCGTTTACAGGTGGTAGAAGCGCTGCGCCAGAGCGCCAATCGGCCGGAGTGGATGATTCTGACTGTTTTGCCGGTAATTCCTCCTGATTTGCGCCCGATGGTGCAGTTGGATGGCGGCCGTTTTGCCACCTCTGATCTGAATGATTTGTATCGCCGGGTTATCAACCGCAACAACCGTCTGAAGCGTCTGTTAGAATTGGGCGCGCCAGATGTAATCGTGCGCAACGAAAAGCGTATGCTGCAAGAAGCGGTGGACAGCCTGATTGACAACAGCCAACGGGGCAAGGCGCTCAGCCGGCGTGGCCGGCGCGAGCTAAAATCTCTGTCCGACATGCTGAAAGGCAAGAAGGGGCGTTTCCGCCGCAACTTGTTGGGCAAGCGTGTGGACTATTCCGGCCGTTCGGTCATTGTGGTGGGTCCCAAGCTGAAGCTGGGCCAGTGTGGTTTGCCGAAGACGATGGCGTTGGAACTTTTCCGCCCCTTTGTCATTAGCAAATTGGTGAAGTATGGACACGCCAGCAATGTGAAGGGCGCGCGCCGTTTTATCGAGCGGCAGCAGCCAGAAGTGTGGCAGGTCCTGGAAGAGGTTATTGTTGGCCGGCCGATCATGTTGAATCGCGCGCCGACGCTGCACCGCCTGGGTATTCAGGCGTTTATGCCCATGTTGGTAGAGGGCAAAGCCATCAAACTGCATCCGTTGGTGTGCGCCGCTTTTAACGCGGACTTTGACGGCGACCAGATGGCGGTTCATGTGCCGTTGTCGGATCGGGCGGTTGAAGAAGCCAAAACGTTGATGATGGCCACGCGCAACCTGTTGAAACCAGCCAACGGCGAGCCAATTGTGGGGCCGTCTAAGGATATGGTGTTGGGTGTGTATTACCTGACACTGATGCAAGACGGCCGTCATGGAGAAGGCCGCATCTTCAGTTCCATCGAAGAAGTCCTGACCGCCTACGACCTGGGCTACGTAGATATCCATGCCCGCATCCGGCTGGAAACCACCGATTATTACAACGACAACCATGAGCGCCACGCCGACGGCAAACCGCGCGAGCGCATTGTCGAGACATCGCCGGGACGGGTTATCTTTAATACAGTGTTGCCGCCCGAAGCCCGTTTTGTTAACCGCGTGTTGGATAAAGGCGGCGTTACGTCTTTGATCAACAAGGTGTACCGCCTGTTGGGTGACGATGCCACCATTGAATTGGTAGACAGCATCAAGAACATCGGCTTCAAATACGCCACTATTTCCGGTACGACCATTGCCGTATCAGATCTGACTGTGCCGGAAGAGCGTGAAGAGATTTTGCTGACCGCCCGTAAGCGCGTGGACGAGATTGACCGCCAGTACCGTCGTGGTCTGTTGACTGAAGACGAGCAGTATCAGCGCACTGTGGAACAATGGAACAGCGCCAAGGATCAGGTGGAAAAAGCGGTACGCAACGCCATGGATCCCGGCAGCCCGATTGCCATTATGGCTTTGTCCGGCGCGGGTAAGGGTGGATTTGGCCCCATTACCCAGTTGGCCGGGATGCGCGGTCTGATGGCTGATCCCAGCGGCCGTATCATTGTCGTTCCCATCCAATCGAATTTCCGCATGGGCCTGAATACGCTGGAATACTTCATCTCCACACATGGCGCGCGTAAGGGTCTGGCGGATACCGCGCTGCGCACAGCCGACGCCGGTTATCTGACTCGTCGCCTGGTGGATATTGCCCAGGACATCATCATCATGGCCGATGATTGTGGCACGAAAAAAGGTATTTACGTGCGCCGCGCCGATAACTTTGGCAAACAGACATTGGCCGAACGGTTGTACGGCCGTGCCTCAGCGCAAAACGTGGTTGATTCAACAACGGGCGAAATTATCATCCACGAAGATGAATTGTTTACCGATGAATTGGCTCAGGCGGTTGACGCCTCTGGTATTGCTGAAGTCTACGTTTATTCGCCCATGACTTGTGAACTGCGACGTGGTGTATGCAAGAAATGTTATGGGATTGACCTAGCGCGCGGTAAGCTGATAGAACTGGGTACGGCCGTTGGTATAGTGGCGGCCCAATCCATCGGTGAACCGGGAACCCAGTTGACTCTGCGAACCTTCCACACCGGTGGTACGGCTTCTGCGGCCGGCGACATCACCCAGGGTTTGCCCCGCGTGGAAGAGTTGTTTGAGGCGCGCCAACGGCCTAAGGGCGAGGCCGTGATGACCGAAATTGGCGGCATCGCCGAAATTCGCATGGTGGATGGCGTGCGCCACGTCTTTGTCACTGAAAGCAAACTGGTAGAAGACGTCTACGAAATCCCTGGCGATTGGCAGATTAAATTTGACGGTGAAGAAGAAGTAGACCCCGGCGCGATCATCGCCGAAAAAGATGACGAAATCATCACTGCCCGGCATGGCGGACACCTGGTGCGCGACGCGCGCGGTTTGCGGGTGATCTGGGAAAGCCGTGACGAGCGCGATTACGAAATTCCCGCCGGTATGCGTATGTTGATCTCCGACGGCCAGATGGTAAACGCCGGTGATCAATTGACCGAAGGTTCCAAGAATCCGCACCGCATTCTGGAAATCTTGGGCCGTGATGCCGTAACCCAATACCTGCTGCGTGAAATGCAGATCGTTTACCGCCCGCAAGGCCAGAACATTCACGACAAGCATTTCGAGGTCATCATTCGCAAGATGTTGAGCAAAGTGATTGTGACCGCTTCGGGTGACACGGAAATGCTGCCCGGCGAACTGATCGATCTGGCCCTCTTCCAGGCCAATAATGAGGAAATCATCGAAGAAGGTGGCATCCCGGCCCAGGCAGAGTCGGTGTTATTGGGTGTTACCAAAGCGGCGTTGAACACGGAGAGCTTCCTCTCGGCCAGTTCCTTCCAGCACACCATCAAAGTGCTGGCTGGCGCGGCCATTGGCGGCCGTGAAGACCACCTGCATGGTTTGAAGGAAAACGTGATCATCGGTAAGTTGATACCTGCCGGGACCGGCTTCAATAAACATCAGCAGCAGTTGGTAGCGCGTGAAGAGATGCGTGTAAGCGCCCTGGCTGAGGACATTGATCTGAGCAAAACGCTGATCGGTGACGATACGGATGAGGATATTCTGGCGGCCATTGCCGCGGCGGCGGCGTTGGATGTGGCCGATGCCCAACGATTGTCCGGCAAGCTGGATATGGACCTGGATTAA
- a CDS encoding polyprenyl synthetase family protein, producing MSSELKNLSQTMLAALNEEMKSVLNTDDNTPGSFYGMIHYHMGWIDEQMQPAQVHPGKQIRPLLCLLTCEAAGGDWRQALPAAAAIEILHNFSLVHDDIEDASPTRRGRKTVWTIWGIEQAINTGDAMFALAHLALNRLIERGVTAPIVVEALRRFDETCLGLTQGQHDDMDFEKRTEVSVAEYMAMIEGKTAVLVSLATELGARIAGADEAIVAHYAQFGLDLGLAFQVKDDILGIWGDETVTGKSAATDIITKKKTLPVLYGLERSAELRQLYAAAAPDAAFVQQAIHLLDAHGAREFTQSKASEYSEGAVDHLQAAQPNGRAATALHELTEMLLQRSA from the coding sequence ATGTCCTCTGAACTAAAAAACCTCTCGCAAACCATGTTAGCCGCTCTGAACGAGGAAATGAAGTCCGTCCTGAACACCGATGACAACACACCAGGATCATTCTACGGCATGATCCATTACCACATGGGTTGGATAGATGAGCAGATGCAGCCGGCTCAGGTACACCCTGGTAAACAGATACGGCCGTTACTCTGCCTGTTAACCTGTGAAGCGGCCGGCGGCGATTGGCGGCAGGCGCTGCCGGCGGCCGCCGCCATCGAAATCCTACACAACTTCTCGCTGGTCCACGACGACATCGAAGACGCCAGCCCTACCCGGCGCGGTCGCAAGACGGTCTGGACGATCTGGGGCATTGAGCAGGCCATCAACACCGGCGACGCCATGTTTGCCCTGGCCCACCTGGCGCTGAACCGGCTCATTGAGCGCGGCGTCACTGCGCCCATCGTCGTGGAGGCGCTGCGCCGTTTCGACGAGACCTGCCTGGGGCTGACGCAAGGGCAACACGACGACATGGACTTTGAAAAGCGGACCGAAGTGAGCGTGGCCGAGTACATGGCGATGATTGAAGGCAAAACGGCCGTACTCGTCTCCCTTGCCACCGAACTGGGCGCCCGCATTGCCGGCGCCGACGAAGCGATTGTCGCTCACTATGCGCAGTTTGGCCTGGACCTCGGCCTGGCGTTCCAGGTAAAAGACGACATCCTCGGCATCTGGGGCGACGAAACTGTCACCGGCAAATCGGCTGCCACCGACATCATCACCAAGAAGAAGACGCTGCCGGTTCTCTATGGGCTGGAGCGCAGCGCTGAACTGCGCCAGCTTTATGCCGCAGCAGCGCCAGATGCCGCTTTCGTGCAGCAGGCCATTCACCTGTTGGATGCGCACGGCGCCCGTGAATTCACGCAAAGCAAAGCCAGCGAATATTCAGAAGGAGCCGTTGACCATTTGCAGGCCGCCCAACCAAACGGCCGTGCCGCCACAGCCCTGCACGAACTCACAGAAATGCTCTTACAACGCAGCGCCTGA
- a CDS encoding type 2 isopentenyl-diphosphate Delta-isomerase, with translation MHKTSNIQQSHSKPLTSDNPPDESHESRKADHIRINLEENVQFNKLTTGLESYFFLHQALPELNLDEVDTTTQIFGKRLSMPLLISSMTGGTAEARQINRTLAAAAQSVGIAMGLGSQRAGIEDPTLADTYRVRDVAPDVLLFANLGAVQLNYGYGLDQCRRAVDMIEADALILHFNALQEAVQPEGDGNFAGLLAKVEAICRALPVPVIAKEVGWGFAEGTARQLAAAGVAAIDVAGAGGTSWSQVEMYRAPTARHARVAGAFIDWGIPTAVSIQYCRAAAPALPIFASGGIRNGIDAAKCIALGANLVGFAGDFLRAASKDGVDGVVELAATITDELRIAMFCSGAADVSALGQTPLLRQF, from the coding sequence ATGCACAAGACCAGCAACATACAGCAATCACACAGTAAACCGCTCACATCTGACAACCCACCTGACGAAAGTCACGAAAGCCGCAAAGCCGACCACATCCGCATCAACTTAGAGGAAAACGTCCAGTTTAACAAACTGACCACCGGCCTGGAAAGTTACTTCTTTCTCCATCAAGCCCTGCCGGAACTTAACCTCGATGAGGTGGACACCACCACCCAAATTTTTGGCAAACGCCTGTCTATGCCGCTGCTCATTTCTTCCATGACCGGCGGCACAGCCGAAGCGCGGCAGATCAACCGCACCCTGGCCGCCGCCGCGCAGTCGGTTGGCATTGCTATGGGCCTCGGTTCACAGCGCGCCGGTATCGAAGACCCCACCCTGGCCGATACCTATCGGGTGCGCGACGTAGCGCCGGATGTGCTGCTGTTCGCCAATCTGGGCGCGGTGCAGTTAAATTATGGCTACGGCCTGGACCAATGCCGCCGCGCCGTAGACATGATTGAAGCCGATGCCCTGATTTTGCACTTTAATGCCTTACAGGAAGCGGTGCAGCCGGAAGGTGATGGCAACTTCGCCGGGCTGCTGGCAAAAGTTGAAGCGATTTGTCGCGCCCTGCCCGTGCCGGTCATTGCCAAAGAGGTGGGCTGGGGTTTTGCTGAAGGGACGGCGCGCCAACTGGCGGCGGCCGGCGTGGCCGCGATTGACGTGGCCGGCGCCGGTGGTACCTCCTGGAGCCAGGTAGAGATGTACCGCGCCCCGACGGCGCGCCATGCGCGGGTGGCTGGGGCGTTTATTGATTGGGGAATTCCAACGGCCGTTTCCATCCAATACTGCCGCGCCGCTGCCCCCGCCCTGCCAATCTTCGCCAGCGGCGGCATCCGCAATGGAATAGACGCTGCCAAGTGCATCGCTCTAGGAGCCAACCTGGTCGGCTTTGCTGGCGATTTCCTGCGCGCCGCCAGCAAGGACGGCGTGGACGGCGTTGTCGAACTGGCTGCCACCATCACCGACGAGCTGCGAATCGCTATGTTTTGCAGTGGTGCGGCCGATGTGTCCGCGCTGGGCCAAACGCCGCTGCTGCGCCAATTTTAG
- a CDS encoding SDR family oxidoreductase, with amino-acid sequence MRVLITGAAGFLGSHLCDRFIKEGHTVVGMDNLITGNMDNIAHLFGNDRFSFIKHDVSNHIYVPGALDAVLHFASPASPNDYLAHPIPTLKVGSLGTHNTLGLAKVKDARYLLASTSEVYGDPQVNPQPETYWGNVNPIGPRGVYDEAKRFAEAMVLAYQRYHGLETRIVRIFNTYGPRMRLNDGRVVPNFIYQALSNKPLTVYGDGSQTRSFQYYTDLVEGIYRLLFSAESLPVNIGNPTEMSILQFAKAVLEVSGSQSDILFVSPKDDRFTDDPKLRQPDISKARRVLGWEPKVELREGLHETVAYFRPRV; translated from the coding sequence ATGCGTGTATTAATTACGGGTGCGGCCGGTTTCTTAGGCTCACATTTGTGCGATCGTTTCATTAAAGAGGGGCATACCGTTGTCGGTATGGACAACCTGATTACGGGCAACATGGATAATATTGCCCATTTGTTTGGCAATGATCGCTTCTCGTTTATCAAGCATGACGTGAGCAATCATATTTATGTGCCTGGCGCTTTGGACGCGGTGCTGCACTTTGCTTCGCCCGCCAGCCCCAATGATTACCTGGCGCATCCCATCCCAACGTTGAAAGTGGGTTCGTTGGGGACGCACAACACGTTGGGGCTGGCCAAGGTGAAGGATGCCCGTTATTTGCTGGCTTCTACGTCAGAAGTATATGGCGACCCGCAGGTCAATCCGCAGCCGGAAACATATTGGGGCAACGTGAATCCCATCGGGCCGCGCGGCGTGTATGACGAGGCAAAACGCTTTGCCGAGGCGATGGTATTGGCCTACCAGCGGTATCATGGCCTGGAGACGCGCATTGTGCGCATTTTTAACACTTATGGCCCGCGGATGCGTTTGAATGACGGCCGTGTTGTGCCCAATTTCATCTACCAGGCGCTCAGCAACAAACCGCTGACGGTGTATGGCGATGGCAGCCAGACCCGCTCCTTCCAGTATTACACCGATCTGGTCGAAGGCATTTACCGCCTGCTGTTTTCGGCCGAATCGCTGCCGGTGAACATTGGCAATCCCACCGAAATGTCTATTCTGCAATTTGCCAAAGCGGTGCTGGAGGTTTCGGGCAGTCAGTCGGACATTTTGTTTGTCAGCCCCAAGGATGACCGCTTTACCGATGACCCGAAACTGCGCCAGCCGGACATCAGCAAGGCGCGGCGCGTGTTGGGCTGGGAGCCAAAGGTCGAACTGCGCGAAGGACTGCACGAGACGGTCGCCTATTTCCGGCCTCGTGTCTGA
- a CDS encoding O-antigen ligase family protein — protein sequence MVTAVGCTKTNGRFSFPMNGFSPLPWTSERRSLVWYAALATAVGLLLARLPLLWGAALVGGTAVFLLTLIQPLFGLGLVLLLGPFGALESVLFGWGLDSGQALLLFTLAAWLARGLSRRRVVIPHTFLNVPLGLFVLVMALTLLDAPLLTVGLRELAKWVQIGLLVLLVVDLTQEMRGGEYGRYAPWLLAGMLLLSGVAQAMIGIWQFGLRGDGPDHFLVLGRFFRAAGTFEQPNPYGGFMNLSVLLATGILLALLTRAWAHWRCPTDGVRLTAYAIRIFIIGVITALTGLAVLVSWSRGAWLGLAAGTAVLLFCWPRQRRWGVALLLVGGLLLWAGLQWNLIPAGITDRLVGFGQDLQLGDARGIDINDANYAVLERLAHWQAALDMARQQVWWGVGFGNYEPAYADYALINWPDALGHAHNYYLNLLAETGVIGLLAYLALWAVIVWQTWRLLPQLAGVERGLALGLLAAWTALAVHHLVDKLYVNNVYVHLGVMLGLLVVLREAAESESQKSVGEA from the coding sequence ATGGTAACGGCCGTTGGTTGCACCAAGACCAACGGCCGTTTTTCTTTCCCCATGAATGGCTTTTCCCCTCTGCCTTGGACAAGTGAACGGCGCTCATTGGTGTGGTACGCTGCCCTGGCGACGGCCGTTGGCTTGCTGTTGGCGCGGCTGCCGCTGCTGTGGGGCGCGGCGCTGGTGGGCGGCACGGCCGTTTTCCTGCTCACCCTCATCCAGCCCTTATTTGGGCTGGGGCTGGTCTTGCTGTTGGGGCCTTTTGGCGCGTTAGAGAGCGTACTCTTTGGCTGGGGGTTGGACAGCGGCCAGGCGCTGCTGCTGTTCACGCTGGCCGCCTGGCTGGCACGCGGTCTCTCGCGCCGCCGCGTTGTCATCCCCCATACCTTCCTTAATGTCCCGTTGGGGCTTTTTGTGCTGGTGATGGCCCTGACGCTGCTGGACGCGCCTTTGTTGACGGTGGGGCTGCGCGAGCTGGCAAAATGGGTGCAAATTGGCCTGTTGGTGCTGCTGGTGGTGGACCTGACGCAGGAGATGAGGGGGGGAGAGTACGGCCGTTACGCGCCCTGGCTGTTGGCCGGTATGCTGCTGTTATCCGGTGTGGCGCAGGCCATGATCGGTATTTGGCAGTTTGGGCTGCGCGGCGACGGGCCGGATCATTTTTTGGTGTTGGGGCGCTTTTTCCGGGCCGCCGGCACATTCGAGCAGCCCAACCCATATGGCGGTTTCATGAATTTGTCTGTGCTGTTGGCGACCGGCATCTTGTTGGCTCTGCTGACACGCGCCTGGGCGCATTGGCGGTGTCCCACCGACGGCGTGCGGCTCACGGCATACGCGATACGCATCTTCATCATCGGCGTCATAACGGCGCTCACCGGTTTGGCGGTATTGGTCTCCTGGAGTCGTGGCGCGTGGTTGGGATTGGCGGCGGGAACAGCCGTGCTGCTCTTCTGCTGGCCGCGGCAGCGACGTTGGGGCGTGGCCTTGCTGCTGGTGGGCGGCCTGCTCTTGTGGGCCGGGCTGCAATGGAACCTGATCCCGGCGGGCATTACCGACCGGCTCGTGGGCTTTGGCCAGGATTTGCAGCTTGGCGATGCGCGCGGCATAGACATCAACGACGCCAATTACGCCGTGCTAGAACGGCTGGCGCATTGGCAGGCGGCCCTGGACATGGCCCGCCAACAGGTGTGGTGGGGGGTTGGCTTTGGCAATTACGAACCGGCCTACGCCGACTACGCCCTCATTAATTGGCCCGACGCTTTGGGCCATGCCCATAATTATTATCTCAACCTGCTGGCCGAAACCGGGGTGATCGGGTTGTTGGCCTATCTCGCCTTATGGGCTGTTATTGTCTGGCAGACGTGGCGGCTTTTGCCGCAGCTGGCTGGCGTGGAGCGCGGGCTGGCTCTGGGCTTGTTGGCCGCCTGGACGGCGCTGGCGGTGCATCATCTGGTGGACAAGCTGTATGTGAACAATGTGTATGTTCATCTGGGCGTGATGCTGGGGTTGTTGGTTGTGCTGCGTGAAGCGGCAGAAAGTGAATCACAAAAATCAGTTGGTGAGGCATAG
- a CDS encoding GtrA family protein yields MIALFARIVANFGIKPKEAERFFKFLVVGTIGFVVDFGTLTLLKETTGLATVVANTISFTLAVISNFTLNRYWTYPDSRTKSIMSQMGQFITVSVIGLAINNVILVLLEHAFDLVLAQMAVPLPGYVPGKVIATIVVLFWNFFANRFWTYGDVE; encoded by the coding sequence ATGATCGCTCTGTTTGCCCGTATTGTCGCTAATTTTGGCATCAAACCCAAAGAGGCCGAGCGCTTCTTTAAGTTTTTGGTGGTGGGAACCATTGGCTTTGTCGTGGATTTTGGCACGCTGACGCTGCTTAAAGAGACGACAGGTCTGGCAACGGTGGTTGCCAATACAATTTCGTTTACGTTGGCGGTTATCAGCAATTTTACCCTGAACCGGTATTGGACTTACCCAGATTCGCGCACTAAGAGTATTATGTCGCAGATGGGCCAATTTATTACGGTCAGTGTTATTGGTCTGGCGATTAACAATGTCATTTTGGTATTGTTGGAACATGCCTTTGACCTGGTGTTGGCGCAGATGGCTGTGCCGCTGCCCGGTTATGTTCCGGGAAAAGTAATTGCCACCATCGTTGTGTTGTTTTGGAATTTCTTTGCCAACCGTTTTTGGACTTATGGTGACGTGGAGTAA
- a CDS encoding glycosyltransferase family 4 protein produces MRIGIDVTSALTQGGGIGRYTRELVRALVALDGRSTYHLFAARQTGPTAVPHPLPTGPHIRRHTAPLTEPWLYRLWYRLRIPAPVQWVTGPLDLFHSPDFVLPPVSGGIPTLLTVHDLSFVHYPEVYPAVLVNYLNRVVPWSIGRASHILADSAATKADLIAVWQVPEAKITVLYSGVHEQFQPVTEQEVLTAVTAHYQLDDAPYFLTVGTVQPRKNYQMLIRAFAPVAAEWPHNLVIAGGKGWLYDDMLAEVARQGLNGRVRFTGFVADEDLPALYSGATLFLFPSLYEGFGLPLLEAMQCGVPVVTSDASSLPEVVGGKGNGETAVLLSPHDSSAWTQAMQTLLADPARRARLVAAGYRQARQFTWRKAAAQLLNLYQSLAHQPSERAW; encoded by the coding sequence ATGCGCATTGGCATTGACGTGACCTCGGCGTTGACGCAGGGTGGCGGGATTGGGCGTTATACGCGGGAATTGGTCCGGGCGCTGGTGGCGCTGGACGGCCGTTCCACCTATCACCTCTTCGCCGCCAGACAAACCGGACCAACGGCCGTGCCCCACCCCCTACCCACCGGCCCCCACATTCGCCGCCACACCGCGCCGCTGACTGAGCCGTGGCTCTACCGCCTCTGGTATCGCCTGCGGATTCCCGCGCCGGTGCAGTGGGTGACAGGCCCGTTGGATTTGTTCCACTCGCCCGATTTTGTCTTGCCGCCGGTCAGTGGCGGCATTCCCACCTTACTCACCGTTCACGATCTGTCGTTTGTTCATTACCCGGAAGTGTATCCGGCGGTGTTGGTCAACTACCTGAACCGGGTTGTGCCCTGGTCTATTGGCCGGGCGAGCCATATTTTGGCCGATTCGGCGGCGACAAAGGCGGATTTAATAGCTGTCTGGCAGGTCCCAGAGGCCAAAATTACGGTGTTGTACAGCGGCGTTCATGAGCAGTTTCAGCCGGTGACGGAACAAGAGGTGTTAACGGCCGTTACTGCCCATTATCAGCTAGACGACGCTCCTTACTTCTTGACGGTGGGTACGGTACAGCCGCGCAAGAATTACCAGATGCTCATCCGCGCTTTTGCGCCGGTGGCTGCCGAATGGCCCCATAACCTGGTGATTGCCGGTGGCAAGGGTTGGCTGTACGATGATATGCTGGCCGAAGTGGCGCGGCAAGGGTTAAACGGCCGTGTTCGATTCACCGGTTTTGTCGCCGACGAGGATTTACCGGCTTTGTACAGTGGCGCAACCCTCTTTTTGTTCCCCAGCCTGTATGAAGGCTTTGGCCTGCCCTTGTTGGAAGCCATGCAGTGCGGCGTGCCGGTGGTTACATCGGACGCTTCCTCTCTGCCGGAAGTGGTGGGGGGCAAGGGAAATGGGGAAACGGCCGTGCTGCTTTCCCCCCATGACTCATCGGCCTGGACCCAGGCCATGCAAACCCTGTTGGCTGATCCCGCCCGCCGCGCCCGGTTGGTGGCCGCGGGCTATCGGCAGGCGCGCCAATTTACCTGGCGCAAAGCCGCCGCGCAGCTCCTAAACCTATACCAGTCACTCGCTCATCAACCTTCAGAAAGAGCCTGGTAG